From the genome of Salvelinus alpinus chromosome 19, SLU_Salpinus.1, whole genome shotgun sequence, one region includes:
- the LOC139544877 gene encoding uncharacterized protein: MGKRRRKRGREHRDSYGFKISELLTQLAVRTTPPNGPLPRNVSLLPSFTLPAVRETTATTRSKAHLPECITRLSDTQCRKWYHQRQATPFSASTPTPALNPRPAPNTPGHTTAPASANSSQPGRERPSLVSPDLFFLPYLAARETAKGCDSLSLLRDLFQRGEVCPDILGVKEWSSQRPAAWTNDTAVAPQRMSIEPGVASVHYFEDLRDLQRKLFRGILWTSSRGRDL, encoded by the exons ATGGGAAAGCGACGGAGGAAGAGAGGGCGTGAACACAGAGATTCGTATGGGTTTAAG ATCTCTGAGCTGCTGACCCAACTGGCTGTGAGAACCACACCCCCTAATGGGCCCCTCCCCCGTAACGtcagcctcctcccctccttcaccCTCCCCGCGGTTCGAGAAACGACCGCCACCACCCGCTCCAAGGCCCATCTCCCAGAATGCATCACGAGACTCTCAGACACCCAGTGTCGGAAATGGTACCACCAGAGACAAGCCACGCCCTTCTCCGCCTCAACCCCCACCCCAGCCCTTAACCCTAGGCCTGCCCCCAACACCCCGGGACACACCACTGCTCCCGCCTCCGCCAATAGCAGccaaccagggagagagagacccagccTGGTTTCCCCTGATTTGTTTTTCCTACCCTATCTTGCGGCACGGGAAACTGCGAAGGGCTGTGATTCGCTGTCATTGTTGAGGGATCTGTTCCAGAGGGGTGAG GTGTGTCCAGACATCCTGGGGGTGAAGGAGTGGTCGAGCCAGAGACCTGCTGCCTGGACcaatgatacagcagtagcaccACAACGTATGTCGATAGAACCTG GTGTGGCTAGCGTGCATTACtttgaggacctgagggacctgcAGAGGAAGTTGTTCAGGGGGATCCTGTGGACGTCCAGCAGGGGTCGCGACCTTTGA
- the isca1 gene encoding iron-sulfur cluster assembly 1 homolog, mitochondrial yields the protein MSLPNMSASMVARATVRAVSKRKILATRAALTLTPSAVNRIRSLLEDKPEYLGLKVGVRTRGCNGMTYTLDFTKQKDQADEEVLQDGVRVFIEKKAQLTLLGTEMDFVESKLSSEFVFNNPNIKGTCGCGESFNM from the exons ATGTCATTACCGAACATGTCTGCCTCCATGGTGGCTAGGGCGACCGTCCGAGCAGTCAGTAAAAGAAAGATATTAGCCACAAGAGCGGCTTTAACGCTG ACTCCATCTGCTGTGAATAGGATCAGGAGCTTACTGGAGGATAAACCAGAATAC CTTGGTCTGAAGGTGGGTGTGAGGACGCGGGGCTGTAACGGTATGACCTACACTCTGGACTTCACCAAGCAGAAGGATCAGGCTGATGAGGAGGTGCTGCAGGACG GTGTGCGTGTATTTATAGAGAAGAAGGCCCAGCTCACTCTGCTGGGGACCGAGATGGACTTCGTGGAGTCCAAGCTGTCCAGTGAGTTTGTCTTCAACAACCCCAACATCAAGGGCACCTGCGGCTGTGGAGAGAGCTTTAACATGTGA
- the LOC139544876 gene encoding NADH-quinone oxidoreductase subunit N-like: MSLEIRCVWCNVIGLLFWSSLLLVNVIGLLFWSSLLLVNIIGLLFWSSLLLVNIIGLLFWSSLLLVNIIGLLFWSSLLLVVNIIGLLFWSSLLLVVNIIGLLFWSSLLLLVNIIGLLFWSSLLLLVNIIGLLFWSSLLLVVNIIGLLFWSSLLLVVNIIGLLFWSSLLLLVNIIGLLFWSSLLLLVNIIGLLFWSFLLLVNIIGLLFWSSLLLVNVIGLLFWSSLLLVNVIGLLFWSSLLLVNVIGLLFWSSLLLVNVIGLLFWSSLLLVNIIGLLFWSSLLLVNIIVNKNINASCQVLVSWS; this comes from the coding sequence ATGTCATTAGAAATTAGGTGTGTTTGGTGTAACGTTATAggcctactgttctggtcctcacTACTACTAGTAAACGTTATAggcctactgttctggtcctctctactACTAGTAAACATTATAggcctactgttctggtcctcacTACTACTAGTAAACATTATAggcctactgttctggtcctctctactACTAGTAAACATTATAggcctactgttctggtcctctctactACTAGTAGTAAACATTATAggcctactgttctggtcctctctactACTAGTAGTAAACATTATAggcctactgttctggtcctctctactactactagtaaacattataggcctactgttctggtcctctctactactactagtaaacattataggcctactgttctggtcctctctactACTAGTAGTAAACATTATAggcctactgttctggtcctctctactACTAGTAGTAAACATTATAggcctactgttctggtcctctctactactactagtaaacattataggcctactgttctggtcctctctactactactagtaaacattataggcctactgttctggtccttTCTACTACTAGTAAACATTATAggcctactgttctggtcctctctactACTAGTAAACGTTATAggcctactgttctggtcctctctactACTAGTAAACGTTATAggcctactgttctggtcctctctactACTAGTAAACGTTATAggcctactgttctggtcctctctactACTAGTAAACGTTATAGGcctgctgttctggtcctctctactACTAGTAAACATTATAggcctactgttctggtcctctctactACTAGTAAACATTAtagtaaacaaaaatataaacgcatctTGTCAAGTTTTGGTTTCatggagctga